CGTCGTCATCGACGCGATCGCCGCCGCGGTCTCGGCCGCCGACGCGGCGCCCTGCTTGATCGCCTGGCCGAGCACGCCGGTGCCGAGCGCCTTCGTCAGCACCAGCACCTGGCCGGCCTGGGCCGCGGTGTTGGCCCAGATCGCGTCGAGCGCGACCTCGCCGGTGACCGACAGGCCGAACTTGAGCTCGGGATCGCGCACGGTGTGGCCGCCGACCACGGCCACGCCGGCGGCGCGGCAGACCGCGGCGGCGCCGCGCTGGATCGCCACGAGCACGTCGAGCGCGAGCTTGTCATCGGGGAAGAACGCCAGGTTGAGCGCGTATTTCGGCTCGCCGCCCATCGCGTAGACGTCGGACAGCGAGTTGCACGCGGCGATCGCGCCGAACGCCTCGGGGTCGTCGACCAGCGGCGCGATCACGTCGGCGGTCAGCACCAGCCCGTAGCCCGGGCGCGGCCCCGCCACCACCGCGGCGTCATCCTTGGCGCGGTGATCGACGACGATCCCGGACAGGGCTCCGCCGTCCGCGCCCGCGGGCGCGTCGTGATCGAGGACCTGCACGAGGTCCGGCAAGCGGAGCTTGGCGGCTCAACCACCGCCGCGCGCGAACTGGGTCAGGCGGATGGCGGCCTTGGCTTCGGCGGTCATGCGCGTGACGGTACGCCGATCAGAACGCGCCGACCACCGCCAGCCCGACCGAGTCGGCGGTGGCCGTCGGGGTCACCAGCACCGGCCGTCGGTGCCGCCAGCTCTGCTTGGGCAGCGTGTACAACGTCACGCCCGACACCACCGCGCCGAGCGCCAGCGACATGAGCGCGTCGCGCCACGAGTCCTCGACCACGACCAGGTAGGTCCCGGTCACGAGGTGCAGCGCGGCGCCGCCGCCGAGCTGCAGCCAGAAGGCGTTGCGCTCCTTGCGCCCGGCCACCGCGCGCGCGCGATCGATCGCGGCGGCGTCGACGCAGGCGTCGCCCGACGCGCGCACCCGCGGGATCCGCACCGGCAGGATCAGGCGCGACGCCATGCCGATCGCCGCCTTGCCGGCGCCGGTGTAGAGCGCCGCCGCCACCGGGGGACCGAACTCGCGTCCGGGCGAGAACTCGAGCAGCGCCAGTCCGACCTGGCCGACGGTGAACACGCCGAAGGCGATCGTCCAGCCCAGGTTCCAGTG
This is a stretch of genomic DNA from Myxococcales bacterium. It encodes these proteins:
- the selD gene encoding selenide, water dikinase SelD, whose translation is MPDLVQVLDHDAPAGADGGALSGIVVDHRAKDDAAVVAGPRPGYGLVLTADVIAPLVDDPEAFGAIAACNSLSDVYAMGGEPKYALNLAFFPDDKLALDVLVAIQRGAAAVCRAAGVAVVGGHTVRDPELKFGLSVTGEVALDAIWANTAAQAGQVLVLTKALGTGVLGQAIKQGAASAAETAAAIASMTTLNRDAAAVGRAHGVTAATDITGFGLIGHLRNIVRGSGLAATVTAAALPVLPGVDDHIVAGRVPGGSKTNRTFLEPGVAWRGPDADRDRVLTIACDAQTSGGLLLCVPPDRADAAVAALRACGLPAAAIGVLHAPQPADAAQPIAIA